A part of Terriglobia bacterium genomic DNA contains:
- the ilvN gene encoding acetolactate synthase small subunit: MDKLPTFTFSILVENRFGVLFNITGLFSSRGYNIERLMVVPDSEPGLSRITMAARCSPALAEQIVKQLHKQIDVISVEVTDKEISWPTSIMKSTATPA, from the coding sequence ATGGACAAGCTTCCGACATTTACATTCTCGATTCTGGTGGAAAACCGTTTCGGGGTTTTATTCAACATCACAGGACTATTCAGTTCGCGGGGATACAACATCGAGCGCTTGATGGTGGTTCCGGATTCGGAACCCGGTCTCTCGCGCATCACGATGGCTGCGCGTTGCAGCCCGGCTCTCGCAGAACAGATCGTAAAACAACTTCACAAGCAGATTGATGTCATCTCGGTTGAGGTGACCGACAAGGAGATTTCATGGCCAACGTCTATTATGAAAAGCACGGCAACCCCAGCCTGA
- the ilvC gene encoding ketol-acid reductoisomerase, protein MANVYYEKHGNPSLIKSKRVAVIGYGSQGHAHALNMRDSGVDVTIATYAGSPSAARAKEDGLPVAAIEQAVQNADVIMILIPDEKQRAVYQASIEPHLRKGQTLMFAHGFNIHFGRITPPPFVDVTMIAPKAPGHRMRELFVEGVGVPGLLAVHQDASGQAAQNALAYAWATGNLKAGVIETTFKEETESDLFGEQSVLCGGVSALVKMAFETLVEAGYQPEIAYFECLHELKLIVDLFYQGGLSYMRYSVSDTAEYGDYTRGPRVIDEHVRGTMKQVLKEIQDGTFAKQWIAENEAGRPNFKKMRETEADLQIEKVGKQLRDMMSFLQKPKHKAAPVPAAVGAREER, encoded by the coding sequence ATGGCCAACGTCTATTATGAAAAGCACGGCAACCCCAGCCTGATCAAATCCAAGCGAGTCGCAGTCATCGGCTACGGCAGCCAGGGGCATGCGCACGCCTTGAACATGCGCGACAGCGGCGTCGATGTCACGATCGCGACATACGCCGGCAGCCCCTCCGCCGCGCGCGCGAAGGAAGACGGGTTGCCCGTGGCAGCGATTGAGCAGGCTGTCCAGAATGCAGACGTGATCATGATTCTCATTCCGGATGAGAAGCAGCGGGCGGTGTACCAGGCGTCGATCGAGCCCCATCTGCGCAAGGGCCAGACCCTGATGTTTGCTCATGGTTTCAACATTCATTTCGGCCGGATCACGCCGCCTCCGTTTGTCGACGTCACGATGATTGCTCCCAAAGCGCCGGGGCATCGTATGCGCGAGCTGTTTGTCGAAGGTGTCGGCGTGCCGGGTCTTCTTGCCGTTCACCAGGATGCCAGCGGCCAGGCCGCACAGAACGCCCTGGCCTATGCATGGGCCACAGGCAACCTGAAAGCCGGCGTTATCGAGACGACTTTCAAGGAAGAGACCGAAAGTGATCTGTTCGGCGAGCAGTCCGTGCTTTGCGGCGGCGTCAGCGCGCTGGTGAAAATGGCGTTCGAAACCCTGGTCGAAGCCGGATACCAGCCGGAGATCGCCTACTTCGAATGCCTGCATGAGTTGAAGCTGATCGTCGACCTGTTTTACCAGGGCGGCCTGAGCTACATGCGTTATTCGGTCAGCGACACCGCCGAATACGGCGACTACACGCGAGGCCCGCGCGTCATCGACGAGCACGTCCGCGGCACGATGAAGCAGGTTCTCAAAGAAATCCAGGACGGTACATTCGCAAAACAGTGGATTGCTGAGAACGAGGCCGGCCGCCCGAACTTCAAGAAGATGCGCGAGACGGAGGCCGATCTTCAGATCGAAAAGGTCGGCAAGCAGCTGCGCGATATGATGTCGTTCCTTCAGAAACCGAAGCATAAGGCGGCGCCGGTTCCGGCTGCTGTTGGTGCGCGGGAGGAGCGATGA
- a CDS encoding enoyl-ACP reductase — protein MTQLLEGKTGLVMGVANKRSIAWGIANAANKAGARLILTYQSERLGENVRDLAPHLTNPLLLPCDVSSDEQIAALMSRIGEEVGHLDFLVHALAFAPREALDGMYADTKRDDFRLALDVSAYSLVAVSRAALPLMKERQAGIVTLTYLGAERVVQNYNVMGVAKAALEASVRYLANDLGPHGIRVNAVSAGPIKTLASSAVGGISNMIKLHTERAPLRKAVDIDEVGDAALFLISPLSRGISGEVIYVDGGYHILGV, from the coding sequence ATGACACAGCTTCTGGAAGGCAAAACCGGCTTGGTGATGGGCGTTGCCAATAAGCGTAGTATCGCATGGGGCATTGCCAATGCGGCAAACAAGGCGGGCGCCCGCCTCATCTTAACCTATCAAAGTGAACGACTTGGCGAGAATGTGCGGGATCTGGCGCCCCACTTGACGAATCCTCTGCTGCTGCCCTGCGACGTCTCAAGCGACGAGCAGATCGCGGCTCTCATGAGCCGGATCGGCGAGGAAGTCGGACACCTGGATTTTCTGGTCCATGCCCTGGCGTTTGCTCCCAGGGAAGCGCTGGACGGCATGTATGCGGACACGAAACGAGACGACTTCCGGCTGGCCCTCGACGTCAGCGCTTATTCGCTCGTTGCCGTCTCGCGTGCGGCCCTGCCCTTGATGAAGGAGCGTCAGGCCGGAATCGTCACGCTGACGTATCTCGGCGCCGAGCGTGTCGTCCAGAATTACAACGTCATGGGCGTCGCGAAGGCGGCGCTGGAAGCCTCGGTCCGGTATCTGGCGAATGATCTGGGCCCGCACGGCATCCGGGTGAATGCCGTCTCTGCCGGACCAATCAAAACCCTGGCTTCTTCGGCCGTCGGCGGCATCTCCAACATGATCAAACTGCACACCGAACGCGCACCGCTGCGTAAAGCCGTCGATATCGACGAAGTCGGCGACGCCGCGCTTTTCCTGATCAGTCCTCTGTCCCGCGGCATCTCCGGCGAAGTGATCTACGTCGACGGGGGCTATCACATTCTGGGGGTGTAG